TTGTCAGTGCATCCAATCCCGTCAAACCACTGACGCTGTCGGGGTGTGCTCCTATAAGCAGGGGGGGTTCCTGTGGAGGATCCAAACACCAGAGCATCTAATTTCATGGAAAAACCCACATAAACGCGGGGGTTAAGGAGACGAGTGAAAAGCTGCAGACGTTTTTTTGGGGCCTTAAACAACAACTAGAGTCATTTTCAAAGAGACGGATCCAGCCACCCTCGGCTTTGATTCCATGCTGCTTAGGGTAATGACAAGGGCAGCATTCATGCACCTTTATTACCGTTTGATATCACCTCTTACCGTGCAAAACACAGCCCACCTACACGCCGCAATTTGCAATACGTTTAGTGTTATTGACCACGTTCCAAAGGCACCCTGTAATTTAAAAATAGCAAGCGCCGACTTTTACTGCGCTTCACCGCAGGGTTCCTAATATTCCTTGGACTGAAGGTGCTTTAGTTAACGCCCCAACCCCCGTGAAAACATTAGAGGggtaaaaaaggtaaatattttCCCGATGCAGATGGAGTTATCTGAAATCACGGCTCTCGTATTTGGCCCGctcccacctctcctcctcctcctcctcctccacctcctcttctctctcgcCCCTTCTTTCTCAGTTGTGTCCCTCGCCTCTGGCAAATGGGagtcatttgtttgtgtgaacttCCCATAACCCGCAGCGCGTGAGACACTTATCATTCAGAGTGGGGTGGCTTCGCTCTGAGTCACTAACACctcctcgtctcttctcttccttcgcCCCCTCTCGTACTCTCCCCCGATTTTATCCTCTGTCTTAcacccctttctctccctctctctcaccttctctccaGTCTCATTCCCCATGTAATCTTGGGGTACCAAGGCCCGCATTCATTACTGCACTACTCATCTTATCATGCGCGCTGTCATCTGCCTCCTGTCTTTTTTATATTCCTCTATTCTAACAAATCTTCATCTCAGGAGCCACCGGGGTTCCACCCCTTTTCATTTCCCTAATGtaccccaccacacacacacaaacacacacacacacacacacacacacacagacacacacacacacacacacacacacacacacacacacatacacacacacatgcacccttGCCTGGCCCTAACCAGTAATTTCATTGCCCTAACCTGGTCCCCATCATCATGATGGAGGGCACACCCCAGCACCCTGCCACTGTGTgaatcattgtttgtgtgtgagtgtgtgtgtgtgtgtctgtgtgtgtgtatgtgtgtgtccgtgtgtgtgtgtctaaaaaTACAtcgtttttaaatgtttttttttgtttatttatttatttctttgtctctctgcgTATCTCTGGGCAAAATGAGAACGCGTTTCTATACCCAGGGTGCAAAACAAATCAGGTAACCTAAACAGGGATTGACAGAATAAGTAAAGAGGGAAAAGGtaagatgaaaataaagatggaagccGAGAGAGGGTTGAGCCtcagacagggagaggaagagagggattgTTAAGGAGGGAAAGCTGTCAGGGAAGGCCGAGGTGCAGCCCTAACCCCTTTGCTTGCTTTAATCCCTCATTTATGTGAACTCAGCTTTGGAAATGAAGCTGTCACTGTATTTCCCTTCCCTTTGCCCATGCTGTGGTTGAATCAGAAACCACACATGcatgcgacacacacacacacacacacacacacacacacacacggcagcattacagagacacagaaaatcACTCAGGAGAGGTTTTAAATTCATTCCAGAGTTGGAGGCAGAGATTCATAGAGCCTCACCGTGTCTCCTAGAGGAGGAACAGTCGTATAtgtgggagacagagggggaatTATGGCTAAATGTACTGGTGAGGAATGATAGTCTGCAATCTCCGGCTCTAATCTGGGATGTTTGGCACATGCCATTCATTTCAGACTGCAGCAACAATATTCCGCTGCACGGAGCAGAGCCTGAGTCAGTGACTTTGCAATCCTTGCAGCCTATTTTCCAGACAGGAATCTATTCAAACAACTTGGAAACAGCCATGTAAAgctaaattagaaaataaaatctgataCAGTCTTTTCGGGGAATCatctaaatataatataaaacatctttaataTAACTTAAGATGTAAAAGggctgttttaaattgtaataaacatgaaaaatatgGCAATATGTTTCTCACTTTtgttaaaaaattaaatgagatACAGTTTTCCACCTTAACTGCTGCAACTCAGGAAGTAGGCTTAAAGGCTGCAGAAGTATGATTTTAAAAGATTTGTAGTAACATTGATCTCATTATTTTGTCCTAGAATGACAAAGAAAGGACAAAGTACATTAATAaagggcaacaaaaaaaagtctgatGCAAAACCACAGACttacactgccatctagtggtcatgggaggaagagggtgaatGTGTGATGGGTGGATAGAGGGatcatttgatttgatgaagAGATGACCAGAACGTTAATCAGGATCTTGACAACCCACAATATATGAGTGTTTtcaatgaatatatttataaactttTTCAGGGGAGTTGAGCAGAAAAAGGAACCTCTTGGCATTTTGACAATTTGTGAGTCGTCATATTTCAAAATGAACCAATGTGTGAGAAAAGTCCAGAGCCACTAAGTCCCAGAAGAAGTTAGAGaatcaaaactaaatttaaagttaaaaactgTGATGCAACAAAACCGACAGAAGACTAAACCATGCTCCTGCCCATCCCTTCGCTCCTCcgtccacctccagctcctcctcccctcatttCTCGCCCTCGCCGTCCTCCTCAGGTGGAGCGAGCGCGTCACCCTGGTGTGTAATAGCACGCTGTCAGTGTTGGCTGTGGTGAGGTGTGGGGAGGAGAGCGGTGCGTCTCAGATGAGATATGTGACCGGCATGCTAACACACAGTTTTATCTGAGGGGGGGTTGTGAGAGAGAGGGCCCCCACATCTCCTCACTGCAGGCCTTTGATTAAAGCTCcatgggtacacacacacatgcacacccttccaagaaacacacacacacacaggtttagaaagagtaaacacatgcacacgcgcaGATTATAAATAAATTGCACATAAGAGTGTACACACATTTGAAGTGGACACACACGGCCTCCCATTGTAGGTGGTGTTGTTTTGACCTGAGCCAGGTAGCTTGTCCATTATGGAGTTGATAGGAGGATTTGGCCGTGTTGGTTGTGGACTGCATATCCTCTGCCATAAATAACCTGAGTGTTTTCTCTGAGTCACACAACAATATACAGGGAATAAGAGCTCTCGGCTTTATCCTCCGGTCTCATCCActgcgcacaaacacacacacacacactcacataaaccCCCGAGAAGATGATTGTGTGGACggacataaaagaaaatcacagaTTTAAAAGTACAGTTGGCCCCAGCACGGCTCAGTTTCAGCTTATATTTCCATTTGATATTCTCCTTTGGCTTTAgggtttgtgttttctcagatggacggttggtgtgtgtgtgtgtgggaggggggggggggactagtTTGATTTTAGATGAGCAACATCATCCGGTGGCGAGGTCTCAATAGCTCGCCAATAAAGCTTTGGATACAAATTGCACAGCTCCCACCAGCGGAAGTGCGAGGCCGCATGATGACTTCCATGAGGGAAGTAATGGGCCAATCACGTtcagtgttattgtgtgtgtgggggggcgcGTATTGAAATACATATCTGTCAATTTGTCATCATCTGTCTGTCAATATAAGTTTTCCCTACAGGATcaaataggaaaaaaaacaaaaaaaaaaggaaaagggctgagatgattgttgttttgtctgtagCAACAGATGAATAGGaaataaattagttttgttTCCATCTCACAATTTCCCCCTGTTTTATAAAAGCAGGGAAACGAATGAGTGGACAAACAATCATTTCACTGGATGTACTGATGCATACAATATTCTCTATAAACAGTCCACTTACAATTGGGTGCACTATCCTCTTTCTACAGTAAGAGGGTGCTGTTGTACCATACCATGGTGTTCAGTGACGCTCACAAAAGTCAATTAATCCAAACTACAGTTCTTCaaatttttattaatttataaattaCAAAATTTACATATTATCAGCACAaaccaaaatagaaaaaatacatacataattaaaaaatgtataaaggaGTTGACAGTTGAAattgattattcaaatatttctgATCAGCATTTTGAGTATATACAGCAAGTTCATGAAATATTATAATTGTCCACATGTTTTGCATTTAACTTATGTCTGtacaatttatttataaatgacatttatattGCTATTACATTGACCTTGGCCATAGACTAAAATACCCCTTATATTATGATAAACTACTGAACACATGTTTGTTAAGAATTTCCCTGTATTTGCCAACATATAATTTATACAAATTGCGGCGTTGTAGCGTTTTTGTGGTGCagtaataaatacaaaccacTGAATCTACTTTCCCCACACAGTAAAAGATTGCTTTGAAATTAAGATTTGTTAAGTTTAGATAAGTTTAATTTCCATTGTGCAATGTAACTTAGTGAGTGAATACTGGCAACTAATATATTAGTTTCAGGTGACCACAAAAAAATCCATGTGCAAGTTCCGCTGGTTTAAAACTGACAGTGGTGCTTTATAAGTCACTTAATTTGAAAATGACATTatggagttgtttttttttaaactggcaGCTTTAATCACATCAGAGTTACTGTTACATCACCACCATTGGGGGGGCAAAGTCTAACCTGAACACAGATTGCTTTCTTAAGTTTTATATCATGGCTAGGATGATGAATAGAGGGCAAGGAAGCAGATCCAGTGTCAGCTTCtctggagagagagtgagccgggggggggggacgtcagGGGTCTGTCTGCAAGGGAGGCGAGGGGCTGGCCGGGGGACAAAGCGGCTGGGGAAAGTGTTTGTACATCTCCGGGACCGGACCCTGCGGGGGCGACGGGATGGGAGTGTCAGGAGAGGCTGCGGgaagaggtgaggagacagTGGGACATTAGAATCGTACTTTTTAGCTaatcaaaatgttttctctgaGAAAAAGGAACATTTCTATATATTGAGTGTGTAAAGTGCATCTAATGTGGCCCACGGGACATGGCACATCTACATTAGTTGGGGTAATATCgccaaatgcattttttattttaaaatggaaGCGTAGAATACAGCCAATGCTCATCAATCCTTTGATTCATTCACTTTTATGACTCTCAGGATGCTGTTCGGGTGAATATTAAGTTTCAGCTGCTAATGGAAAAAGCACCTGGCACAAGGAAATGGGACATTTCATGAGGAAATATAAATGATATGTCAAATTTGCTCTGAtgtgcctgtgtgagtgtgtgtagttttgaTTTTACATGAAGAGTGTGGTTCTCACCTATCTGCGGAGTGTGAGTGACGGGCATGGAGCCGATGACCAGTGTGTGGCCAGTCATAGGGTCCTGGCCCAGCTGGCCGTGTGCTGGGTGGTGCATGTGAGCGGGCTCTGATGTCAAgcctgaacacacaacacatccacTTTCAATCCACTGTTAACTGCACTGGGTTGTTCTAACATTGTATCACACACCAACAACTAATTAACATAGAGGTGTGTGCATGTTCGACATTTAAAATGGATCAAATCCATggaagcagctctgcagcaagtTCAGCAAACTTTGAGTATCAGTGTCGCCCCCACATTCGAAAAGCAGTGAGTCATTGCATTTCACATCTCATCTTATCACAGCATATCTCTGCTCAGAGTAATAAAGATATGTAATCTAAATGTGGAAGGACATCATGTAATTCTACTTTCTTATATGTTTGGTGAGTTGAGTTATCTAactatttaatttaaatctattattaaatatagaaaatatactACATATTGTAAAAAAggaatgaaaaatatattatcATGAGATATGAAAGataatcaaaataatatataaaggAATAAATTAGAATATTGTTTATATAAGTCAAAATTTATGGAAAAACACGGCTCATTACAtcatgttgaaatgtttgaattgAAATTCCCCTGCCTAGAATATGTTTGATGCATTGCAGCTCAAAAACCAGGCTTCCTTATTCATACAGAGATTTAGAtgatgtttgctgtgtctctgagcagcagcttcagtaGCAGGTTGTATGTTTGGGCTTTGCCGTGATACCCTTTGTGGATTATATAAAGTCAAACCATATTTCTGCTAAATCTTTTATTCACCAATTGCACCAACAGTATTCAAGGGGAAATGTAGCTGATCTCTTGCCGAGGGTCACCCTATTAttattctctctctgcaggtttttACAAGCGCCGGCTCTCACCTCCCAGCAGCATCTCATGCAGCAGGTTGTCTATCTTGGCCAGGCCGCAGAGCTTTATGAACTGGAGCTGCTCGATCATCTGCCAGGTGATGCTCTGCAGGGtgggcagcaggagcagcagctctccGAAGCGCCCCCTGGAGTCGTACTGCCGGTCGTTAATGTAGTCCTCCAGACTCATCTGAAcctggagacacacacgcacaggtgGCCATCGGTGTAAGCATACAGCCTTTGTCCAAAGTGAAATGATCGGTAGCGTGTAAACCGATGAATTAGGCTGGCTTGACTTCTACCTGCAGACGGATGGCCTTGATCTTCGAAGGGTCCCGCAAAGACTTTGCATCTGCAgattggtggggggggggggcaaagaaaagaagtgagggatggatgaagggatTGAAGGAGAGTagggtgagagagggaaggggggagAAGGAAGATCAGGGAATTAATGCATGATATGGGTGGAATTGATGGAATGGTAAAACTGTGGCATGAAGGCAAAGTAAGGGATTTAGTGGAGGGAAGACAAAGGGCTGGGCAGGGTGGGCCAAGGGGATGTGGAAAAGGTATGGGGGGGCGGATTCTGGGATATGTAACCAGACTTATGGGATATGTGGGAGGAAAAAGGATCTGGATAGAAATGGCAATAGGTGTCAAACAAGATACCATtagataaaatgttttatttgttgatttaattttttACGTATGTATAATATAGTGtttccatctttttttattcactcgTGATGCTACTGCATTTATGCTCAGTTTTTTCACAAAATCTACTGAACAGTTTATAATGACATGTTTGTATGGATCCAGGTTAGAGGGCAGATGCAggatttttctgtttcttaAGCATTGCAAGAGGGtagttttaaacattttgttaatttctcagagaataacttgaaaaattatgaaaaagtGCAATTCGGGGGGAGATCTAAATACAAAtttggatctagtgaatttaaatgatgaGAAGAGATAACCAATGACATATTACCAATACCAATAATGATTCATGCTTAAACATCAGTAAGGTCTGTGCCAAGTtcattgatattttttttacagtttccaGATCCTCATCCCAATCGTTTTTTGGGAATTACCTGGGTCAAAGAAGACGATGGCCTTGAGCGCTGCGTACTCGTTGTCGTCTATTTGAATATTCTGAAAGGGCTGGACCAGCTCGTCCAGCACCCGGTTGGCCACCCGGCATATCTCCTGCTCGGGGCTGTTTCTGTGGATCACGCAGCCGTTACCTTCAtgtgggcagagagagagagagagagtcggtTTACATAGAGTCGAAAGGGAGGGAAAAGACATGTGGGTGTGCACGTGCGAGGAGTGCTGGGGCGTGCTCGTGTGGAAGCGCGGGTTGAAACGTTTTTTAGCCTTGAGAGGGAAAGATAAGTTGAATCTTGTAGACTTTTGTTAATCCCGTGTAAGGGTTTGAGTCAAGGTTAGGATGAAGGAGTGCTGGGAAGGTCCTCAGAAGTAACACGGAGTCCTTGAGTGTGTGCCGCTGACACATCCGCCTACAGCACGATGCTGGTAAACGCTCCGGTATAATGAGCAATGCTGTTTACGGGAGACTTTTGTAAGGGGAacggagaaagacagagaaaccCGGAGTTAATCATTCTCAGCTAACACAACATTTGATCACACGTCACTGTCGAGCCGCCGGGTTGGGCCACACATTAATAAAGGATCTCTTTCTCGTGGTCAGTCCGTACCTAAAAGCAAGAAGTCCTGGAACGCCATTGACCGCTTGGCGACCCCGAGCAGGAGGTGTTCGCCCGCGTGAGCCCTGAGCAAGCTCACctggagacaaagacacacacgcccacggttaaacacaataacacaaacaatggGACAATGCCTACCCTTTTGTCCTCGCCCACatcacacgggggggggggggcaccccaCTCGTAGTGTGAGATCAAACTCTTTAAGAAGTGTGTTGTTGAAGTTACTTCAGAGGAGCTTAATCATTGCTTCGAATATTCATCACTAATCGGGTGTGAAGGTGGAGGCGAGCACACTCTCACACCCACAGAGCCCGAACACATCCAGTGCAATGTCTATAGAGGCAATGATTCATAGTTGAGTTAGAAAAAAATGATGGAGAGACACTGGTTTGAGCTTTACTTTGTAAATGGGATTCAAGAAGTTCAAGGGAGTGAGTGTACTTTAACACCCGCCAACCACTATTTAGTAGATTTGCCATTTTATAGTGCCTTATAatgcaacatttaaaatttATCATTTGATTTTACACTGGCCAACCTTCTTGTTATATTCTTGCGAGAATGACGTAAACAATAAAATGCTCTAAGTCGTGTCCAAGATCCTGGGAGCATCCACATCATAGGCTTATCATCAGATtacccatcatgcattgcagcTCACTCACCTGGTCATCCAGTGGCAGCTCCCCAAAGGTAGGAATGTATTTGGCCCATTCCACTAAAACCAGTAACTGCTGTCTCATGGACTCGCACAGGTCCCCCACCGTGGCCGACTTCTGCTCCGATAAGTCCGACACTGCAACTGGAGCAGTGATCTGGAGACAATGAAACTTTAAATTCCCTCGCGTGTCTTCAGTTAAGTCACTTACATTACATTAGATATTAATTGGAGAACAGGAGCTGCACATAAATGATGGTCACCTGTTGGGACAGCGACTCTGCCTGGGCCAGAATAGTGATGGGCGGCAGGTCTTGGGAGTCCGGGATGCTTCTACGAGAGCTGATCCGGTCTCTCTCGTTCTGTACggctaaaataaaaaacgaCACAGTCAACGTTGCTGTGCgtgggaaagaaaagagaaatccaAGGGTGCAGGGGAGAAACAGCACATCAGGGCTTGAAGTCTATTTCCTGGTCTCTTATTCCAAAGAATTTCCCTAAGATaagaattcatggatcttcaAAGttacaggggaaaaaaacaggcgACCTGAATTCAAACCGCGACGGCAGACAATGGGGGCAGTTAATATTTAGGAAAATAGCCATACAGGCTGGCATCAGCGTGAGGAGTCAAACATTAACCAGTGGCACTCCAGAACAACATGTTTGAATAACACATGATTAGGTGTCATAAAGCCCCATGCCAAGGTTATACCCCTcgtaaatacacacatgctaAGTAATCACCTATTTTATGGCTGAGGCAATTTCAACCATCTTCAAACTGCGTTCAgtttctctgccccccccccccccccccccccctccagtgcCACGAGGTCAAGTCTCAGACACACATTTTGAGTGGATGTCTCGAAAGCGTGGACACCACATCtctacatgtttaaaagtttCAGCGTTAAAGAAAAATCCAAAGTTCCCATACCTTCTTTTTTCATGCCGGCTCTGAAGCATTTGTTGAGTCGGCAGAAACGACACTGGTTCCTCTTATCTTTATCCACGATGCACTGCCTGCTGAACCTGCATGTGATGGACGAGTCATGATGTAAGGAGCTTGACAGAGCAGGACACATGGTGACACGGTGTACTGTAACATAATGTTCTAATGGGACATGGCATCGCGTTATGGTGACTCGGAAAAGAAAGCAATACatgtacacatatatacacTAATATAtaagtgtgtattttttttgtatgcaCCTGCAGGTGTAGACGTGGTTCTTGCGTATGGAGCGTCTGAAGAAGCCTTTACAGCCGTCGCAGCTGGACGCCCCGTAATGTTTCCCCGTGGCTTTGTCTCCACAGATCGCACAGTTGCTGCCGACTCCGTCCGGACCGGGCAGGCTCGGCTCCGATGGCATGCTgtctgcagaagaaaaacagtCACACTGGTAAATTGCACGTGCATTCACACAATCACGCACACATTAAGTGCATGGACACATGCTCACGCATCCATATATGATGTGTAGTAGCCTTCAGTACTTTGGTGCACACAAATTCTCCAAACACAGAAGCGGTTTGTTGTCGTGCGAATCCACAAAATATCTGATAGCGTGGTGTTGACAGTGTTGACAGTCCACTGCGTTATTCTATCTAATTGAACCACAATTTTTTACGTTGTTATTGAATCTTTCAAATGACTGTGATTGTCTGCGTTTTAAGTAGACTAGATGAATGGAAGTCGACTCAGCAGAGTATGTGAGTCTGATCCCTGTGGGGCAGCTTCCGccagtttttgttttccatcggtttgtttgttaatttttaAGCCTGATTACATAGAAACTATAGGAAATTTCcatggaacttggtggaagggtccAGGAAGAGGTCATTTAATTTTCGTGCAGATAAacatcagggggtggatccaggtaATTTTCACTGTATCTTTAGTTATGTaagattaaatatttttcaagaTTTTTGTAAATTTCgcaaataattcatggatcttgatgaagaaaatCCACGATGTTGAGGGGACTGATATATGGTATAGatgcaaataaaaatcttgatcCGTAAAAAACCTGGCTTTGCTGGAAATATGCACTCTAATGATATTGATAGTTCTTCTCGCAGTACACCAAGATCTATCATTTTTTCAAGGTGGCAAAAGTCACAGGGGCTTGAAAACAGAATCTAATTCTTGCTTGAGGTAAATCTTTATTAGCACTTGGCCATTATTGCAATATCTGAAGGAATGTTTTATTAGAAAAAACTCTATTTCTGGCACTGTGGTGAatgcatttttgtttattatagTACACACATTGCAGATGTTTGTATAACAAAACTAAGTTAtttgtgtggtgtttgattTGCACATCACATCACAGTGTGTGGGTTAAGAAACTATATATCAGGAGAAAGACTTTATAGCCTTTCAATTGCCGAGCATATCTAACATTATTGTCAATTTCATCTCCTCACCGTTATCACCATAATTAGTGTTACAGTCATCAGCACTGAAATCATTATCAGCAGCATTGCCGCCATAATGAAAACCATAATCATCATcagtgcctgtgtgtttattgCTCAGCCAGAGCCACAGCACGCACACAGGCATGTGCACGCTGAGAGTTCAGCTGGTTCCACCGACAAGTTCACATCCTCCTCACGGAGTTCTCCGTCGGCCACACATCAGGCAGGAGGAGTCAGTGGGGGAGGAACTCTGTGTTCACATGCAGAGGTGACTTCAGTGCATTCGCTGGGGGAGATGCTCGCTCTTaagtaaaatgtgtgtttttttaaggagCATTTCTTCAATTCTGGACCAAACTGTTTCAATAACATTCAGATATCACACTTTTAACAACCTGTACCAAACCTTTTCTCGTTCCTTCCAAATTCACCACTTAGAAGCACGTACAGCAACAGACAACTGTCTTGTGCACACGCCagcattaaaggttcagtgtgtaagatttagttaAAAGGGATCTAATGGCAGAAATTGAACACAAAATAATCCAAATCATGTTACTTGTGTGTAATTATCTAAATGttcgaattgttgttttctttaccctagaaggggccctttta
The window above is part of the Platichthys flesus chromosome 21, fPlaFle2.1, whole genome shotgun sequence genome. Proteins encoded here:
- the hnf4g gene encoding hepatocyte nuclear factor 4-gamma isoform X2, whose protein sequence is MHLPDRKRNADSMPSEPSLPGPDGVGSNCAICGDKATGKHYGASSCDGCKGFFRRSIRKNHVYTCRFSRQCIVDKDKRNQCRFCRLNKCFRAGMKKEAVQNERDRISSRRSIPDSQDLPPITILAQAESLSQQITAPVAVSDLSEQKSATVGDLCESMRQQLLVLVEWAKYIPTFGELPLDDQVSLLRAHAGEHLLLGVAKRSMAFQDFLLLGNGCVIHRNSPEQEICRVANRVLDELVQPFQNIQIDDNEYAALKAIVFFDPDAKSLRDPSKIKAIRLQVQMSLEDYINDRQYDSRGRFGELLLLLPTLQSITWQMIEQLQFIKLCGLAKIDNLLHEMLLGGLTSEPAHMHHPAHGQLGQDPMTGHTLVIGSMPVTHTPQIASPDTPIPSPPQGPVPEMYKHFPQPLCPPASPSPPLQTDP
- the hnf4g gene encoding hepatocyte nuclear factor 4-gamma isoform X1, with the translated sequence MKYPRAPQSKSLLDMEVANYCEGLDPSYSTLGFENAEVLCGGGDSMPSEPSLPGPDGVGSNCAICGDKATGKHYGASSCDGCKGFFRRSIRKNHVYTCRFSRQCIVDKDKRNQCRFCRLNKCFRAGMKKEAVQNERDRISSRRSIPDSQDLPPITILAQAESLSQQITAPVAVSDLSEQKSATVGDLCESMRQQLLVLVEWAKYIPTFGELPLDDQVSLLRAHAGEHLLLGVAKRSMAFQDFLLLGNGCVIHRNSPEQEICRVANRVLDELVQPFQNIQIDDNEYAALKAIVFFDPDAKSLRDPSKIKAIRLQVQMSLEDYINDRQYDSRGRFGELLLLLPTLQSITWQMIEQLQFIKLCGLAKIDNLLHEMLLGGLTSEPAHMHHPAHGQLGQDPMTGHTLVIGSMPVTHTPQIASPDTPIPSPPQGPVPEMYKHFPQPLCPPASPSPPLQTDP